Genomic segment of Kiritimatiellia bacterium:
AAGGTCGTGGGCCTTGGCCGAGCTCTTTTGGTGGAAGACCTGGAGATGCTCCCGGCTGGAGCCCAGCAGCCGCTGGGACGCCCAGGCATCGATTTCCGAGCGGCGGAAGACCACGCGATCCCCCTTCCGCTCAAAGGGGATTTCCTCCCGCCGCACCAGCAGGTCCAGGTCGTCCCTGGACACGTGCAGGTACGCGGCCAGTTCGTCCAATGTCATTTCCCGGTGGGGCATATCCTCTCCCGCGCGGCCACCATCGCGCGGCACTATACGAAAGCAGAGGGAACCCGTCCAACGCAATCGGGCCTCGTCAGCCCATCAGGACCGGCCCGTTCGCCGGGGAACGTACGGCACGGGGAACGAGCGCTTGTACTCGAATCGGCCGAACGCGCGCCACAGCAGGAAATAGGTCCAGGGCCGGGTCGAATTGCAGAGTTGGTCAAGGAGCAGGTGCAGCCCCCACCCCAGCGTCAGGCCCGAGAGCCAGGGGTTCCAATTCCGCCACCAGGCCAGGAGGCCGCACAGCGCGACCCATTCCCAGGCATGGAGAAAAAGAAAGGCTTTCCGGAATTCCTTGTGGGAGACCGACTCGAAGAAGTGCCGGACATCAAACCGCCTGCCGTACTCGGCCCAGTAGTCCACCCAGTGATCCAGGTCCAGGAGAACCCCGGCCACGAGGAACGAACCGATCAGCGGCGCGGATCGGGTGGCGGCATAGATCGCCGCCGCCGTCGTCAAGGAAACCGCCAGATGGTGCTCCGCTTTCATGAGGAGTGGAGCCAACGGTCGGATTCGAACCGACGACCTGATCATTACGAATGACCTGCTCTGCCAGCTGAGCTACGTTGGCCAAGGCGTCAATGAGCGGCGACTATAATCGCCCGTGGCTTGAAGTCAAGCGCCGGCGTTTACGGGAGATCGGTCAAGGCGCCCCGGGAGGCCGAGGTCACGACGCGCGCGTACTTGGCCAGGACCCCCCGTGTGTAACGC
This window contains:
- a CDS encoding metal-dependent hydrolase, which codes for MKAEHHLAVSLTTAAAIYAATRSAPLIGSFLVAGVLLDLDHWVDYWAEYGRRFDVRHFFESVSHKEFRKAFLFLHAWEWVALCGLLAWWRNWNPWLSGLTLGWGLHLLLDQLCNSTRPWTYFLLWRAFGRFEYKRSFPVPYVPRRTGRS